The Cydia fagiglandana chromosome 4, ilCydFagi1.1, whole genome shotgun sequence genome has a window encoding:
- the LOC134663633 gene encoding serine/threonine-protein phosphatase 1 regulatory subunit 10, whose amino-acid sequence MPRIDPIQLLNCLSVLLSPDGGIKSRDEVQRLANLMTKFSKKLVSKCIYIQILKCTETDLLGLFMGSGGWRLVHMWLTESIVAKNWPLVRELLELLLLCPVDIEHLKTNNCPKLVKELSKEGNQFAIRALASKLVEQWLKTVKGEPVIPVQSAEIPQIILDAQKEINTDLAIKSEVPDFDKTDQDEFEIKSENVKQELSTEKIESNGLDDKKELSDKEKETLPVLKITLKDGKQILSQLDDADNKITEKTSDKEKPKDKHKSKSKDKEKSHDSSSKFSSSKHSSKSVSSSDKHRNSKSDSPSHHSSKDKSKDKSKHSSHSSKSKSDSGRRSSSEKSSSSSSKSKEERSSKSSSEKSKSKEKTKDDKNEKKKESSEKTNEKSDEKPGPPSIHKLGKIPKLSDVKKEKPSISIEVRKPDEPKPKTVKTFHSKFRKHGLEEEVKPPPSRASLLNKKPPPPALPPTVSIPKRPSPVHNETPPEKKPKTVEPVEKPGAIKLIPPKPKPMLLLESDMFMDALNASATNKKEPKKRKRRTSGSKDGNAPTDGSPPHTPNSITSPTSENKSVPPRFYQDTLDTEEDKDKPSDKVTDTNDNKDTSDKEAEESMDTAEPHTLTVNGLKGVLCYHKRKGPKKSIKWKPEPELEEIQYFELDETERVNVTKTFTDMKYLERIHERDAFQKGRNLSSEDVMEEKTSWKPLIPIDTKGQVHVDHGKNSKEKDIQAIRQKGTLQPLYFHKSMIPDSPLEPDTETHTYSEPTTIPLEDVTGNQDTTSDFRNMPWPEPKGNAPPVSSNNINMPAMFPSSMTQFPNGFPPTPFPGAPGFQGPPGMGPGDWQNGVPPQMMPNGMPPGIPPGALAPGAMPPANMPPGIMMTPESMMMTPEMFVGGPNGMFPPGMVPDGFNMQPNMFPPDFNMTGPQGPPGADGFSGPGNFRGSMRGRGSSGHWRGKNSGNWDGPQRGRGGHSRGSKRPVCIYFQRKGSCRQGDNCSFLHPGVNCPY is encoded by the exons atg CCACGCATTGACCCGATCCAATTATTAAATTGCCTCAGTGTACTCCTGTCTCCTGATGGTGGTATTAAAAGCAGAGATGAAGTTCAGAGGCTTGCCAA ccttatgacaaaattttcaaaaaaattggtATCTAAGTGCATATATATTCAAATATTGAAATGTACAGAAACTGATTTGTTGGGTTTATTTATGGGATCAGGAGGCTGGCGACTTGTTCACATGTGGCTAACAGAGAGCATAGTCGCCAAAAATTGGCCCTTAGTTCGAGAACTATTAGAGCTTTTGTTATTATGTCCTGTCGACATAgaacatttaaaaacaaataattgccCAAAACTCGTCAAAGAATTGTCCAAGGAGGGCAATCAATTTG CTATTCGAGCACTTGCTTCGAAACTAGTGGAACAATGGCTTAAAACCGTAAAAGGTGAACCTGTTATTCCTGTGCAATCTGCAGAGATTCCCCAAATAATATTAGACGCACAGAAAGAAATCAATACAGACTTAGCTATAAAAAGCGAAGTTCCCGACTTTGACAAAACAGATCAAGATGAATTTGAAATAAAGTCTGAAAACGTCAAGCAAGAATTATCTACTGAGAAAATAGAAAGTAATGGACTTGACGACAAAAAAGAACTGTCAGATAAAGAAAAAGAAACTTTGCCTGTTTTGAAAATTACATTAAAAGATGGAAAGCAAATATTATCACAATTGGATGACGCAGATAATAAAATTACAGAAAAAACTTCGGATAAGGAGAAACCTAAAGATAAACATAAAAGCAAATCTAAAGATAAAGAAAAATCGCATGATAGTAGTTCCAAATTCAGTTCTTCAAAACATTCGAGTAAATCAGTATCTTCTAGTGACAAACATAGAAATAGTAAATCGGATAGTCCTAGTCACCATAGCAGTAAGGATAAGTCTAAAGATAAAAGTAAACATTCTTCTCATAGTTCTAAGTCCAAAAGCGATAGCGGACGCAGATcctctagtgaaaaatccagcTCTTCCAGTAGCAAATCAAAAGAAGAACGTAGCAGCAAGTCATCGTCTGAGAAAAGCAAGAGTAAGGAGAAAACTAAAGATGATAAAAATGAAAAGAAGAAGGAAAGCTCCGAAAAAACAAATGAAAAGTCTGATGAAAAGCCAGGACCTCCGTCTATTCATAAATTAGGCAAAATACCGAAATTGAGTGAtgtcaaaaaagaaaaaccttCAATATCGATAGAAGTTAGAAAACCAGATGAACCTAAGCCTAAGACTGTAAAAACGTTTCATTCTAAATTTAGAAAGCATGGTCTTGAAGAAGAAGTTAAACCTCCACCTAGTCGGGCTTCACTTTTGAATAAAAAGCCTCCTCCCCCTGCATTACCACCCACAGTATCGATACCTAAAAGACCATCTCCAGTACATAACGAAACCCCACCAGAGAAAAAGCCAAAAACTGTCGAACCTGTTGAAAAGCCTGgcgctataaaattgataccaCCTAAACCTAAAC ctaTGCTGTTATTGGAGAGCGACATGTTTATGGATGCCCTAAATGCATCAGCAACGAACAAAAAGGAGCCAAAGAAGAGAAAACGACGTACCAGCGGCTCTAAAGATGGAAATGCGCCGACTGATGGCTCCCCACCGCATACTCCAAATTCCATTACCAGTCCGACAAGCGAAAACAAATCGGTGCCGCCTAGGTTTTATCAGGATACTTTGGATACGGAAGAGGATAAAGATAAACCAAGCGATAAGGTTACCGATACCAATGACAACAAAGACACATCGGATAAAGAAGCTGAGGAATCCATGGACACCGCGGAGCCGCACACTTTGACGGTGAATGGTTTAAAGGGTGTTTTATGTTATCACAAGAGGAAAGGTCCCAAGAAGAGCATAAAGTGGAAACCAGAACCTGAACTGGAAGAGATTCAATACTTTGAGCTGGATGAAACGGAAAGGGTTAATGTTACTAAGACTTTTACGGATATGAAATATCTGGAAAGGATACATGAAAGAGACGCTTTCCAAAAGGGAAGGAATCTTAGTAGTGAAGATGTTATGGAGGAGAAAACAAGCTGGAAACCACTAATCCCTATTGATACGAAAGGACAAGTGCATGTTGACCACGGCAAAAATAGTAAAGAAAAGGACATTCAAGCTATTCGGCAGAAAGGTACATTACAACCCCTTTACTTCCATAAATCGATGATACCTGATTCTCCATTAGAACCTGACACCGAAACGCATACATACTCGGAACCAACTACTATTCCTTTAGAAGATGTTACTGGTAATCAAGATACTACCAGCGACTTCAGAAACATGCCGTGGCCAGAACCCAAAGGCAATGCTCCACCAGTATCGAGTAACAATATTAATATGCCAGCAATGTTTCCGAGTAGTATGACACAGTTCCCGAACGGCTTTCCACCTACACCCTTCCCAGGCGCACCTGGATTTCAAGGACCGCCTGGAATGGGGCCTGGCGATTGGCAAAACGGTGTGCCTCCTCAAATGATGCCAAATGGTATGCCGCCTGGAATACCACCGGGAGCGCTCGCGCCGGGAGCGATGCCTCCAGCAAATATGCCGCCAGGTATAATGATGACTCCTGAAAGCATGATGATGACTCCAGAAATGTTCGTAGGCGGCCCTAACGGCATGTTCCCTCCTGGAATGGTTCCAGATGGGTTCAATATGCAGCCGAATATGTTTCCTCCCGATTTCAACATGACTGGTCCACAGGGACCTCCTGGCGCTGATGGATTTTCTGGTCCAGGAAATTTCCGTGGTTCTATGAGAGGCCGTGGTTCCAGCGGTCACTGGCGTGGCAAAAACTCAGGCAACTGGGACGGCCCTCAAAGAGGCAGGGGTGGACATTCTCGTGGAAGCAAAAGGCctgtttgtatatattttcaaaGAAAAGGATCATGTAGACAAGGCGACAACTGCTCGTTTTTACATCCTGGTGTTAATTGTCCATATTAA